The stretch of DNA TATAATGTGCTCGTAAGTCGTAACAACAAAATACCAGAGTCAAAATAACctcaataataataataataataataacctTGCACTGTTAAATCGACTGGATGAAACGAAGGGTGATCGGTGGAACAAGCATACCTGTGCGTATGCGAAGGTTTGCTGTGACATTATGGCAGCCACGCTCAGCTCGAGAAGCATTGCGCCATTGTACACTGCACCGTCGGAGTGCGTCTGATCAGCAATAATAgctttggtggttttggttccGCCGCGGGATGAAGTGGGGAGCCATCACGGAGGACGCGTGAGGTTGCTGTCGGAGGCTGCGCGCCAGGTGGTCTGAAGAAGTGGGGGCACCGTGAAGCAAGCGGATCGAACAATGCGCGTGGAATTGCGCTGCGGAGAGGAAGCCAATGTGGTGCGGTTCGGCGCCTATCCCCATTGGCAGCAACAAGACACGGAATGGAAGGGTTGAGCGCTGAGATTTTGGAGTTGGGCTTCCGGCCCAGCTTCGAAAAGCGCCGAGCTGACCCGGCATGGCTTACGAAATCTTTCAATTCCCGCCCTCCATCCATGTGCCCGGACCCGAGGCGCCTGTTTCGAATTTCGAACTGAATTGATCAAAAAAAATGGCGCTGGAAATTGCGAATTTCAAGCCAGATTCGCCATTTCTGAAATTGAGCTAGCGGGACTGCACGAGTGACTTGCGAGAAGGACGAGCCTTAAGCAATTCAAAGGAGCAACAATGCCCCAGAATGAACACCAACACAAAGCATTCATCGAGCAACAGAGATCTGCACAACACGGCATCACAGCAGAAACCCTATGCAACAGAGATGCTGTTAGAAAAGTAAACACAGATCGATTTCATTCATAAGCTTCGGACTCCATTTCCAATCACAGAGACACATTACTACTTTGCACAAAACAGACACGGAGTCGGAGACACCTCCAGACATCACATCAGATGGAACGAACGCCAAACACCACACCGTTGCTAACCCTAGCACCATCGACCAGCCTGGGACCCAAGGCGGATCTCAGCCGCCGAAGCCGTAGAGGGTGCGGCCCTGGCGCTTGAGCGCGTAGACGACGTCCATGGCGGTGACGGTCTTGCGGCGGGCGTGCTCCGTGTAGGTGACGGCGTCGCGGATGACGTTCTCGAGGAAGATCTTGAGCACGCCGCGGGTCTCCTCGTAGATCAGGCCGGAGATGCGCTTCACCCCGCCCCTGCGCGCCAGCCTCCGGATCGCCGGCTTGGTGATGCCCTGGATGTTGTCGCGGAGGACCTTGCGGTGCCGCTTCGCGCCGCCCTTGCCCAGCCCCTTGCCTCCCTTGCCGCGGCCCGACATGGCTCCTAGCCCGGAGGTGGTGGTGAGATTGAAATCGAGAGAGCTCGGTGGTGATTTGGGGATTCGTTGGTGGGGAGGCGGCCTGGGTGCGGGGCCGATTTATATAGCGGCGGGAGGGGGGGCGTTCGGGCGCGGGGTGGAGATGTTGAGATCCGCGGGGAGTGGAGTTTCGTGCGTTGGATCGGCGATGGACGGGAGGCTTTGCGTGGGAGCGGACAGGGCAGATCGGTGACGTGGCGGGGGTGGAGGCCGATCCGCGGGAGGTCGTCGTGCGTGTTTGATTGGTTCGTGGGAGTGATGGCGGATCGGTGACGTGGCGTCTCTGTTTCGCCAGGAGTGGGCTTCCGTTGGTGGGCGGAACTGCCCAAGAATGGAGATCGTTGTGTTGAAGTTCAGGCCTTTGGTTTTCTGTTGTGCACAACCTTTCTTTTCTGCCGACGCGAAAAAAAAATATCTTCTTCTTGAGAAAGGCCATAGAACAGAAGAATTACTCCAAGTGTAACGATGCTTTTTTCTCCTTGCAAATCATTTGAATTCGATGCAATGCAAAGAACATGCATATATTGCAAATATGGGTTTTACTCAAAGTGTAATATCTGCGGCAACTGTGCAACACCATCAGTTGTCCGTAGATCAAACATCTCTTTTGATTGTTCCATCATCCCTAGCGCGAGCGCACTGAAAGTCTGAAAACTGAAACAGATGTAGTGGCCCATGCTCACATGTTTCTTGTTTGTATGATCACTATCTGAGTCATATAAGTTATTTTGC from Panicum virgatum strain AP13 chromosome 9K, P.virgatum_v5, whole genome shotgun sequence encodes:
- the LOC120647538 gene encoding histone H4 — translated: MSGRGKGGKGLGKGGAKRHRKVLRDNIQGITKPAIRRLARRGGVKRISGLIYEETRGVLKIFLENVIRDAVTYTEHARRKTVTAMDVVYALKRQGRTLYGFGG